The Pseudoliparis swirei isolate HS2019 ecotype Mariana Trench chromosome 16, NWPU_hadal_v1, whole genome shotgun sequence genome includes a window with the following:
- the LOC130206357 gene encoding B-type lectin plumieribetin-like translates to MSKNYLSKNDELRKGDYLMSNNGNFKAIFQEDGNFVLYGWRPLWASDTCRSDGFHVCMQDDCNLVMYNQQSEAKWSTNSAKGGRHMCRLYVTDDGKLLVDKEGDEIWNSDKSEGKK, encoded by the exons atgagtaaGAACTACTTGTCCAAAAATGATGAGCTCCGCAAGGGAGACTATCTGATGTCCAACAACGGGAATTTCAAGGCGATCTTCCAG GAGGATGGTAACTTTGTCCTGTATGGCTGGCGTCCTTTGTGGGCTTCAGACACATGCCGATCAGACGGTTTCCACGTGTGCATGCAGGATGACTGCAACCTGGTCATGTACAACCAGCAGTCTGAGGCCAAGTGGAGCACCAACTCTGCTAAAGGTGGTCGTCACATGTGCCGCCTTTACGTCACAGATGATGGAAAGTTGTTGGTGGACAAAGAAGGTGATGAGATTTGGAACTCTGATA